One window of Quercus robur chromosome 5, dhQueRobu3.1, whole genome shotgun sequence genomic DNA carries:
- the LOC126724791 gene encoding GDSL esterase/lipase 1-like, translated as MRTKVNEVYNMVSFSFHFYFLVLFAIFLIPTHSLGRICLPKQHVALFILGDSLFDAGNNDYINTTTDNLANYGPYGETFFNYPTGRYSNGRLIPDFIAEFAKLPFIMPHLYPGYHQYTDGTNFASAGAGALVETNQGLVIDLKTQLHYYKKLAKLLRTRLGHEEAKTLLARAVYLISIGSNDYFALSTSNSSALQTYSPEEYIDIVIGNLTSVIKGIYKKGGRKIAIPNLAPLGCLPIARALSPNNTGACVEELSKLAKLHNEALSKSLQELENQLDGFKYSIADTYTSLSERINNPLKYGFEISKIACCGTGPYRGIFSCGGKRSVKEYKLCHNVSEYVFFDSIHPSEKANQQFAELMWNGTPNITGPYNLKALFEN; from the exons ATGAGAACAAAAGTGAACGAGGTTTATAACATGGTGAGTTTTAGCTtccatttctattttttggttttgtttgcaATCTTTCTTATCCCAACCCATAGTCTTGGTCGCATATGTCTGCCAAAACAACATGTTGCCCTATTCATCTTAGGGGATTCATTATTCGATGCTGGAAACAATGACTATATCAACACCACCACTGATAACCTAGCAAATTATGGACCTTATGGGGAGACCTTCTTCAACTACCCCACAGGAAGATATTCTAATGGACGTCTAATCCCAGATTTTATTG CTGAGTTTGCAAAGTTGCCATTCATTATGCCACATCTGTATCCCGGTTATCATCAGTATACTGACGGGACAAACTTTGCTTCTGCGGGAGCCGGGGCTCTTGTCGAAACTAACCAAGGATTA GTGATTGACCTAAAAACTCAACTACATTATTATAAGAAATTGGCGAAGCTGTTGAGGACAAGGCTAGGACATGAAGAAGCCAAGACATTATTGGCGAGAGCGGTTTACTTAATTAGCATTGGCAGCAATGATTATTTTGCCCTTTCCACCTCAAATTCAAGTGCTCTTCAAACCTACTCTCCGGAAGAATACATAGATATAGTGATCGGCAACTTAACAAGTGTGATAAAA GGAATATATAAGAAAGGTGGAAGGAAAATTGCGATTCCAAACTTGGCACCGTTGGGTTGTTTGCCAATTGCAAGAGCACTAAGTCCGAATAACACAGGTGCATGCGTTGAGGAACTTtcaaaactagcaaaattgcaCAATGAAGCACTTTCTAAATCCTTGCAGGAGCTAGAAAATCAGCTCGATGGATTCAAATATTCAATAGCGGATACCTACACTTCTCTAAGTGAAAGAATAAATAACCCTTTGAAATATG GTTTCGAGATAAGCAAGATTGCATGTTGTGGAACCGGTCCATATAGAGGAATTTTTAGTTGTGGAGGGAAGAGATCTGTCAAAGAATACAAATTATGTCATAATGTTAGTGAATATGTGTTCTTTGACTCCATTCATCCCTCTGAAAAGGCCAACCAACAATTTGCTGAGCTAATGTGGAATGGAACTCCTAATATCACAGGACCTTACAATCTCAAAGCATTGTTTGAAAACTAA